From the genome of Vicia villosa cultivar HV-30 ecotype Madison, WI linkage group LG2, Vvil1.0, whole genome shotgun sequence, one region includes:
- the LOC131648197 gene encoding LOB domain-containing protein 1-like: MENDTIRNTPSKFSHSSSLPPLASQIVMSPCAACKILRRRCAEKCVLAPYFPPTEPAKFTTAHRVFGASNIIKFLQELPESQRADAVSSMVYEASARIRDPVYGCAGAICHLQNQVNELQAQLAKSQVELMNMQLQQSNLLAMICMEMNETPQESPQQSIDNFISSPTYSSDYQNNLNFFEDNTSPNSLWEPLWT, translated from the exons ATGGAGAATGACACAATTAGAAACACTCCTTCTAAATTTTCTCACTCTTCTTCACTTCCACCTCTTGCTTCTCAAATTGTGATGAGTCCTTGTGCTGCTTGCAAGATTTTGAGAAGAAGGTGTGCTGAGAAATGTGTGTTGGCACCTTATTTTCCTCCCACTGAACCTGCCAAATTTACCACTGCTCATCGTGTGTTTGGTGCTAGCAACATCATCAAGTTCTTACAG GAACTACCGGAGTCTCAACGAGCCGATGCAGTGAGCAGCATGGTTTATGAGGCAAGTGCAAGAATAAGAGATCCAGTATATGGATGTGCTGGTGCAATTTGTCACCTCCAAAATCAAGTGAATGAGCTTCAAGCACAATTAGCCAAGTCACAAGTTGAACTTATGAACATGCAATTGCAACAATCCAATCTATTGGCCATGATTTGCATGGAAATGAATGAAACTCCACAAGAATCACCACAGCAATCAATAGACAACTTCATTTCAAGTCCTACTTATAGTAGTGATTATCAAAACAATCTCAACTTCTTTGAGGACAACACTAGCCCAAATTCATTGTGGGAGCCTCTTTGGACATGA